In Flavobacterium praedii, the DNA window ACTGCCGAAGTTTTCGTGTAATAATAACCAATTAGCAAATAAGAGGAAACACCCACTAATTCCCAGAAAATGTAAATTTGAAAAAGATTTGTTGCCAATACCAATCCGAGCATTGAAAAAGAGAATAAAGATAAAAAGGCAAAGAATTTGGTATATCCATTGTCGCCTTTCATATATCCTCGACTATAAATATGCACCATCAAAGAAATTGTCGTTACCACAACTAGCATCATTACAGTAATTGGATCAATCAATATTCCCATATCAATATGCAAGGTATCTGTAAAGTTCATCCACACGGTTTTTTCGACAAATGTTTGGTAAACTCCTTCGACTTTTCCCAAAACAAAAAAGTATTGGTAAGCTGTATAATAAGATAGAGCAGCCGAAATCGACAATCCCAAAACACCAATGTATCCAGAAACTGCTGGTTTGATTTGCTGGTTAAAAATTCCCAAAAGCAAGAACACAGCCAGTGGAATTAACGGAATTAAAAAAATATAAGTTATGTTCATGTTTTCAGAATATTAGTACTTCATAATTTCAGTGTCCTTCACTTCTACAGAGCTAATTTGTCTATAAAGGTTGATAATAATTGCAACAGCTAGAGCGGTTTCGGCAGCAGCCACTGCTATGATAAAGATGGAAAAGAAAACACCTTGTAAAGCATCTGGATATAAATACTTGTTGATGACAACAAAATTTACAGCCGAAGCATTTAAAATTAATTCGAGAGAAATTAAAATTGAAATCAAGTTTTTTCGAGTTATGAACCCATAAATACCTATAAAAAACAGGATAGAAGTAAGGGTGAGAATTTCGTAGATGCTTATTCCTGCTATCATGATATATCATCGTTTTTAGTTAGTTTTTCTCCTTTTCCTATAATTATGGAGCCTATAATTGCAGCTAATAATAAAATACTGATTACTTCAAAGGGCAAAATAAATCCTCCAGCCTCGTAGTTCAAAAGGCCCATTCCAATATCAGATACTGTTGTGGTTTTTGTGTTTTCTATAACCTTAAAATCATTCGAATAAATAGTATATAAAAAGATAGAAAGTCCAATCAAACAAATTAAAGCGGTTGCTAATTGTTTTGATTTTTTGGCAACTTCCAGTTCCATTTCAATATGATGAACCAAAAGCACCGAAAATATGATGAGCACAATTATACCACCTGCATAAACGGTAAGTTGAACGGCAGCTAA includes these proteins:
- a CDS encoding NADH-quinone oxidoreductase subunit J family protein yields the protein MEKIVFYILSVIMIVGAIASVTSRQMLRSVIYLLFVLIGIAGIYFLIDYNFLAAVQLTVYAGGIIVLIIFSVLLVHHIEMELEVAKKSKQLATALICLIGLSIFLYTIYSNDFKVIENTKTTTVSDIGMGLLNYEAGGFILPFEVISILLLAAIIGSIIIGKGEKLTKNDDIS
- the nuoK gene encoding NADH-quinone oxidoreductase subunit NuoK, which gives rise to MIAGISIYEILTLTSILFFIGIYGFITRKNLISILISLELILNASAVNFVVINKYLYPDALQGVFFSIFIIAVAAAETALAVAIIINLYRQISSVEVKDTEIMKY